A stretch of Solirubrobacterales bacterium DNA encodes these proteins:
- a CDS encoding rubredoxin has protein sequence MSRWRCPECGYLFDEASGDPREGFPAGTAWSEVPDDWPCPDCGVRDKVDFEPAD, from the coding sequence GTGAGTCGCTGGCGCTGCCCGGAATGCGGCTACCTCTTCGACGAGGCATCCGGTGACCCCCGCGAGGGTTTTCCGGCAGGAACCGCGTGGAGCGAGGTGCCGGACGACTGGCCCTGCCCCGACTGCGGGGTCCGCGACAAGGTCGATTTCGAACCGGCCGACTGA
- a CDS encoding TetR family transcriptional regulator gives MTTTPPRSTYQEATRELLRETTFRAARTLLEGQAWSKISMAEIAAEAGVSRQTIYNEFGNREQFGQDLVRHEAERFFADVEQAMRANFNDPEAAIVAALEQFLTAATDDPLVRALLSDEGEGGLLPFVTTRGLPLVAWAGARIAEVVAEGWPRIPRRDASLLAETLVRLAISYVTTPAGTPRETATAAGHLLAPFAERALIR, from the coding sequence ATGACGACCACCCCGCCCAGAAGCACCTACCAGGAGGCAACCCGGGAACTGCTGCGGGAGACCACCTTCCGGGCGGCCCGGACCCTGCTGGAAGGGCAGGCCTGGTCGAAGATCTCGATGGCCGAGATCGCCGCCGAGGCGGGGGTCAGCCGCCAGACGATCTACAACGAGTTCGGTAACCGGGAGCAGTTCGGCCAGGACCTGGTCCGTCACGAGGCGGAGCGCTTCTTCGCCGATGTCGAGCAGGCGATGCGAGCCAACTTCAACGACCCGGAGGCCGCCATCGTCGCCGCCCTCGAACAGTTCCTCACCGCGGCCACCGACGACCCTCTGGTCCGGGCCCTGCTCAGCGACGAGGGGGAGGGAGGGCTGCTTCCGTTCGTGACCACCCGCGGTCTGCCACTGGTCGCCTGGGCCGGGGCGCGAATCGCCGAGGTGGTTGCCGAAGGCTGGCCTCGGATCCCCCGGCGAGACGCCTCTCTGCTGGCCGAAACCCTGGTCCGGCTTGCGATCAGCTACGTGACCACCCCGGCCGGGACGCCGCGGGAAACCGCAACCGCCGCCGGACACCTGCTCGCCCCCTTCGCGGAACGGGCACTGATCCGGTAG
- a CDS encoding M15 family metallopeptidase, giving the protein MGSWRTVLLLCALGVLPALAPASTGATSARDGNGASARQTGAGGFSALRDHLPGIIEEMRYTGRHNFVGRPIRGYREPICLLTRQAARALVPVQRTLRRHRLQLKIYDCYRPQRAVDDFVRWARDRADNLMKREFYPRVPKGRLFADGYIAAKSGHSRGSTVDLTIVPRPAGRQQRFRPGMRLVSCTAPRGLRFRDNSIEMGTGFDCFDRRSHTLNPNIRGRAKRNRLLLKRVMNRNGFRNLPEEWWHYTLRNEPFPDTYFNFPVARGSLRGS; this is encoded by the coding sequence ATGGGTTCATGGAGGACTGTCCTGCTGCTCTGCGCTCTCGGGGTGCTCCCCGCCCTGGCCCCGGCCTCAACCGGTGCCACCTCCGCCCGGGACGGCAACGGCGCGTCCGCCAGGCAGACCGGGGCCGGCGGATTCTCGGCCCTGCGAGACCACCTGCCGGGAATCATCGAGGAGATGCGATACACCGGCAGGCACAACTTCGTGGGCCGACCGATCCGGGGCTACCGGGAACCGATCTGTCTCCTGACCCGCCAGGCGGCCCGGGCGCTCGTGCCGGTCCAGCGGACGCTGAGGCGCCACCGCCTCCAACTCAAGATCTACGACTGTTACCGGCCTCAGCGGGCAGTCGACGATTTCGTGCGGTGGGCCCGGGACCGGGCCGACAACCTGATGAAGCGGGAGTTCTACCCCCGGGTCCCCAAGGGAAGGCTTTTCGCGGACGGTTACATCGCCGCCAAGTCCGGACACTCACGGGGCAGCACCGTTGACCTGACCATCGTCCCGCGCCCGGCCGGCCGGCAGCAGCGGTTCCGACCGGGTATGCGACTGGTTTCGTGCACCGCGCCGCGCGGGCTGCGTTTCCGCGACAACTCGATCGAGATGGGCACCGGCTTCGACTGCTTCGACCGGCGATCGCACACCCTGAACCCGAATATCAGGGGACGGGCGAAACGGAACCGGCTTCTGCTGAAACGGGTCATGAACCGGAACGGATTCCGGAACCTGCCGGAGGAGTGGTGGCACTACACCCTCAGGAACGAGCCCTTCCCGGACACCTACTTCAACTTCCCGGTCGCCCGGGGCTCCCTCCGCGGCTCCTGA
- a CDS encoding TetR family transcriptional regulator, whose translation MSGQTTGSPRDPEARRRAIVEAATELILDSGVNDLTHRRVAARAGVPLGSTTYYFGSLDELKEAALELLAVRIDLELEAVSAGLADSTDIPASLARMLHHYLADRERMQAETAFYVAGTQNPELRPLATRWFNGLVGILSGHTDPATARAVGLFTDGLTFHASLAGPALDERETAEALTHLLERSDA comes from the coding sequence ATGAGCGGTCAGACCACCGGCAGTCCCCGTGATCCCGAGGCCCGTCGGCGGGCTATCGTCGAGGCCGCTACCGAGCTGATCCTCGACTCCGGCGTGAACGATCTGACTCACCGCCGGGTGGCGGCCCGGGCCGGGGTGCCCCTCGGCTCGACCACCTACTACTTCGGCTCCCTCGATGAGCTGAAGGAGGCGGCCCTGGAGCTGCTGGCGGTCCGGATCGATCTCGAACTCGAGGCGGTCTCGGCCGGGCTGGCGGACTCGACCGACATCCCGGCAAGCCTCGCCCGGATGCTCCACCACTACCTCGCGGACCGGGAGCGGATGCAGGCAGAGACCGCGTTCTATGTGGCCGGTACCCAGAATCCTGAGCTGAGGCCGCTGGCCACCCGTTGGTTCAACGGGCTGGTCGGGATCCTGTCCGGCCATACCGACCCGGCAACCGCCCGGGCCGTCGGGCTTTTCACGGACGGGCTCACCTTCCATGCCTCACTGGCCGGTCCGGCTCTGGACGAGCGGGAAACCGCGGAGGCCCTGACCCACCTGCTCGAGCGGTCCGATGCTTGA
- a CDS encoding MFS transporter — translation MLDLPSAPVAGEMSSRQRWAALVMLAGSLLIVVMDMTILIMALPALVEDLGPSATEQLWIIDIYSLILAGLLIPMSALADRRGRKLILLIGFTLFGLVSALVLLADSPGFVIALRALLGAAGAMIMPTTLSMIRTIFPDPKERATALAVWSVVSALGAVIGPVVGGALLEHFSWHAAFLVNVPVVVVAVIAGLILLPESKDPNPPRWDFVATALSVVGMSGLIWGIKRFPEAGWGDPVGWLALLASAGLMIWFVLRCLGRPDPLLDVRLFKSSPFTAGTLAALMSMFGMAAVLFLVAQWLQVVAGYSPLKAGFALTPMALGAIAFAPFAPALAIRIGARTVLAGGLAVAGGGFLLLAVFGSPLTYLEIVPSLVLLGAGTGSLAVGSAIIMGSTPPERAGNAAAIEESMYDLGNVLGIAVLGSLAAGLFRAHLEIGSFAGQGVTGSLAGRADESVVEALMVAAKVGSPGLADRAVAAFTESLIQTSVAGGLVMVATAIVVFLLIPRTFDLVRPGASE, via the coding sequence ATGCTTGACCTGCCGTCCGCTCCGGTAGCCGGCGAAATGAGCTCGCGCCAGCGCTGGGCTGCCCTGGTCATGCTGGCCGGCAGCCTGCTGATCGTGGTCATGGACATGACCATCCTGATCATGGCCCTGCCGGCCCTGGTCGAGGACCTCGGACCGTCCGCGACCGAGCAGCTCTGGATCATCGACATCTACTCGCTGATCCTGGCCGGCCTGCTGATCCCGATGAGTGCCCTGGCCGACCGTCGGGGACGCAAACTGATCCTCTTGATCGGGTTCACCCTGTTCGGCCTGGTCTCGGCCCTGGTGCTGCTGGCCGACAGCCCCGGTTTCGTGATCGCCCTGCGGGCGCTGCTCGGGGCGGCCGGAGCGATGATCATGCCGACCACCCTCTCGATGATCCGCACCATCTTCCCCGACCCGAAGGAGCGGGCCACCGCCCTGGCGGTCTGGTCGGTGGTCTCGGCGCTCGGGGCGGTGATCGGACCGGTGGTTGGCGGGGCGCTGCTCGAGCATTTCTCCTGGCATGCGGCCTTTCTGGTCAACGTGCCGGTGGTGGTGGTCGCGGTGATCGCCGGGCTGATCCTCCTGCCCGAATCGAAAGATCCGAACCCGCCTCGCTGGGACTTTGTCGCCACCGCGCTCTCGGTGGTCGGGATGTCCGGGCTGATCTGGGGGATCAAGCGTTTTCCCGAGGCCGGCTGGGGCGACCCGGTCGGCTGGCTCGCGCTGCTGGCCTCGGCCGGGTTGATGATCTGGTTCGTGCTGCGCTGCCTCGGACGGCCGGATCCGTTGCTGGACGTGCGGCTCTTCAAGAGCAGCCCGTTCACGGCCGGGACTCTGGCCGCGTTGATGTCCATGTTCGGGATGGCGGCGGTGCTTTTCCTGGTCGCCCAGTGGCTCCAGGTGGTGGCGGGCTACTCACCGCTCAAAGCCGGCTTCGCGTTGACCCCGATGGCCCTCGGGGCGATCGCCTTCGCTCCGTTCGCCCCGGCCCTGGCGATCCGGATCGGCGCCCGGACGGTGCTGGCCGGCGGGCTCGCCGTGGCCGGCGGTGGCTTCCTGTTGCTGGCGGTGTTCGGCAGTCCGCTCACCTACCTCGAGATTGTTCCCTCCCTGGTTCTGCTCGGGGCGGGCACCGGTTCGCTGGCGGTCGGCTCGGCGATCATCATGGGCAGCACCCCTCCGGAACGGGCGGGCAACGCGGCCGCGATCGAGGAGTCGATGTACGACCTCGGCAACGTGCTCGGGATCGCCGTGCTCGGCAGTCTCGCCGCGGGCCTCTTCCGCGCCCATCTCGAGATCGGATCGTTCGCGGGGCAGGGAGTCACCGGCTCGCTGGCGGGGAGGGCGGACGAGTCGGTGGTCGAGGCACTGATGGTGGCCGCGAAGGTTGGCTCACCCGGACTGGCCGACCGGGCTGTCGCGGCGTTCACCGAGTCCCTGATCCAGACCTCGGTCGCCGGTGGCCTGGTCATGGTCGCCACCGCGATCGTCGTGTTCCTCCTGATCCCGAGAACCTTCGACCTGGTCAGGCCGGGGGCGAGCGAGTAG
- a CDS encoding LamG domain-containing protein, translating into MHSGSFLVFRHPTRLALLVLVAAVCLFAGTVGKASAGNTVAPADQASLQSSPVDFRGSASLDFLTYAPGVSLELFRYEEQVQGCFDQPGDPCYDPFGLPLTGVMHPAGTASGGLGLSGDWNIPVGSLENRSVDFSPAPDGTPLEDGRYHLRVTQANHSAGGSDAVWETDFWVDSKAPDTVLQSQVPADQYTPGPRSFKYYALRNGYSHGQSRVDAGSPTDLECRVDGGGWHGLNTTPSDPPEEFNCHGVATLDPDLVGRYAEYTVNAADEGWHSFEARARDAAGNVDPTPLRVDWLIDRTAPEITINEPSMRERYVLGQHVPSNFSCDDPPAGSPPGASGIRRCQGPATVDTSRLGNFTFTVNAEDRAGNTSSKTHSYAVDPPRYPDLVGGGSPIAYYRLGDPLGATAMTDSSGSHRDGEYMNGIALERPSAPNCERRPHQPHTCDLTADPENSSAFFPARDGYGFTNSIVAPQTGYTLEAWINRADSGAGSIVGQGGAGQLFVNADGKLALRQTQDTVTSSGPVLTPGQWFHVAATWNGSVARLYVNGSQVGSSSSANKAPSGSATLYVGYGDQAPWFHGRLDEVAYFGKALSGGTFATRYAVGTAHDVSGPVNGPPIQRPDVHILTPPDGALYAPTKTPALDFSCSDLDGNATVADCDATVDGSPAANGSGLPDAPGAHTVSVTAVDDSGLARTHASTYYVRSFQDIYNADDPIVYYRLGDPVGAGTMADSSGNHRNGTFRNAQDSGPAGISGDGDRARRFLGSGGYGFANNITAPTTQGSMEAWVNPDDSRDQSVIGHGDAGEIYIENGVFKFRHMGTTVAADLGPVPGRFTQVAAVWDGVTIAIYVDGELHGQTEATRRPSSSSTLYVGFGEIKPWFKGSLDEVAYYGTALTSARVLEHFLADPPAADEIEAEEPRPTGPVGNGNDPVSGEEPPSPDGQPGNNGVRPIGAPAENGRAARKAKAKMRAKARARANCRKLGKAKKRRACLRRVNRR; encoded by the coding sequence ATGCATTCAGGATCCTTCCTCGTCTTCAGGCACCCGACCAGACTGGCACTGCTGGTCCTGGTCGCAGCCGTCTGCCTTTTCGCAGGTACGGTTGGCAAGGCGTCCGCCGGCAACACGGTCGCACCCGCCGATCAGGCTTCGCTGCAGAGCTCCCCGGTTGATTTTCGGGGCAGCGCCAGCCTTGACTTCCTGACTTACGCGCCGGGCGTTTCCCTGGAGCTGTTCCGCTACGAGGAGCAGGTGCAGGGCTGTTTCGATCAGCCCGGTGACCCCTGTTACGACCCCTTCGGGCTTCCCCTGACCGGTGTCATGCATCCGGCCGGCACCGCCTCGGGCGGTCTCGGCCTGAGCGGCGACTGGAACATTCCGGTCGGTTCGCTGGAGAACCGTTCGGTGGATTTCAGTCCGGCCCCGGACGGCACGCCACTCGAGGACGGCAGGTATCACCTCCGGGTCACTCAGGCAAACCATTCCGCGGGTGGTTCCGACGCGGTCTGGGAAACGGACTTCTGGGTTGACAGCAAGGCCCCGGACACGGTCCTCCAGTCACAGGTTCCTGCCGACCAGTACACGCCCGGACCGAGGAGCTTCAAGTACTACGCGCTGCGGAACGGGTACAGCCACGGCCAGAGCCGGGTTGACGCCGGTTCGCCAACCGATCTCGAGTGTCGCGTGGACGGTGGCGGATGGCACGGTCTCAACACCACGCCGTCCGACCCGCCGGAGGAGTTCAACTGCCATGGCGTCGCCACGCTCGACCCCGATCTGGTCGGACGATACGCCGAGTACACGGTCAACGCCGCCGACGAGGGCTGGCACAGCTTCGAGGCGAGGGCCCGGGACGCCGCCGGCAACGTCGATCCGACTCCGCTCCGGGTCGATTGGCTGATCGACCGGACCGCACCGGAGATCACCATCAACGAGCCCTCGATGCGTGAACGCTACGTGCTCGGCCAGCACGTCCCTTCGAACTTCAGTTGTGATGACCCGCCGGCCGGGAGCCCGCCCGGGGCGTCCGGGATCAGGAGGTGTCAGGGTCCGGCGACGGTCGACACCTCCCGGCTCGGCAACTTCACCTTCACGGTGAACGCGGAGGACCGGGCCGGAAACACCTCCTCGAAGACCCACAGCTACGCGGTCGATCCGCCCCGCTATCCCGATCTGGTCGGCGGCGGCAGCCCGATCGCCTACTACCGGCTCGGTGACCCGCTCGGGGCAACCGCGATGACCGACTCCTCCGGCAGTCACCGTGACGGCGAGTACATGAACGGGATCGCGCTGGAGCGACCGTCCGCCCCGAACTGCGAGCGACGTCCGCATCAGCCTCACACCTGTGACCTGACCGCCGATCCGGAGAACTCTTCGGCCTTCTTCCCGGCCCGTGACGGGTACGGCTTCACCAACAGCATCGTCGCCCCGCAGACCGGCTACACGCTGGAGGCGTGGATCAACCGGGCCGATTCAGGCGCCGGTTCGATCGTCGGCCAGGGCGGGGCCGGGCAGCTCTTCGTCAACGCCGACGGGAAACTGGCTCTGCGTCAGACCCAGGACACGGTGACCTCGTCCGGACCGGTGCTCACCCCCGGCCAGTGGTTCCACGTCGCCGCGACCTGGAACGGTTCGGTCGCACGGCTCTACGTGAACGGCAGTCAGGTCGGCAGTTCGAGCTCGGCCAACAAGGCACCGTCCGGTTCGGCCACCCTCTACGTCGGCTACGGCGATCAGGCCCCCTGGTTCCACGGCCGGCTCGACGAGGTCGCCTACTTCGGCAAGGCCCTGTCCGGCGGCACCTTCGCGACCCGGTACGCGGTCGGCACCGCCCACGATGTGTCCGGCCCGGTCAACGGCCCGCCGATCCAGCGGCCCGATGTCCACATCCTCACCCCGCCGGACGGGGCACTCTACGCGCCGACCAAGACCCCGGCCCTCGACTTCAGCTGCTCCGATCTCGACGGCAACGCGACCGTGGCCGACTGTGACGCCACCGTGGACGGCAGCCCGGCCGCCAACGGTTCCGGGCTGCCGGATGCCCCCGGTGCCCACACCGTTTCGGTCACCGCGGTCGACGACAGCGGGCTGGCCCGCACCCACGCCAGCACTTACTACGTCCGTTCCTTCCAGGACATCTACAACGCCGACGATCCGATCGTCTACTACCGCCTCGGTGATCCGGTCGGTGCCGGGACGATGGCCGACTCCTCCGGCAACCACCGGAACGGAACCTTCAGGAACGCCCAGGACTCCGGTCCGGCCGGGATCTCCGGTGACGGAGACCGGGCCCGCCGCTTCCTCGGCTCGGGCGGCTACGGCTTCGCCAACAACATCACCGCCCCGACCACCCAGGGTTCGATGGAAGCGTGGGTCAACCCGGACGACAGCCGCGACCAGTCGGTGATCGGTCACGGCGATGCCGGTGAGATCTACATCGAGAACGGGGTCTTCAAGTTCCGTCACATGGGCACCACGGTTGCCGCCGATCTCGGACCGGTGCCGGGTCGCTTCACCCAGGTGGCCGCGGTCTGGGACGGGGTGACGATCGCGATCTACGTCGACGGTGAACTCCACGGCCAGACCGAGGCGACCAGGCGACCCTCTTCTTCCTCAACCCTCTACGTCGGGTTCGGCGAGATCAAGCCCTGGTTCAAGGGTTCGCTCGACGAGGTCGCCTACTACGGCACCGCCCTCACGTCTGCCCGGGTGCTGGAACACTTCCTCGCCGACCCGCCGGCCGCCGACGAAATCGAAGCCGAAGAGCCACGGCCGACCGGACCCGTCGGCAACGGCAACGATCCGGTTTCCGGTGAAGAACCCCCGTCCCCGGACGGGCAGCCGGGTAACAACGGGGTCCGGCCGATCGGCGCCCCGGCAGAGAACGGCAGGGCTGCCCGCAAGGCGAAGGCGAAGATGCGGGCCAAGGCCCGGGCCCGGGCGAACTGCCGCAAGCTCGGCAAGGCAAAGAAACGCCGAGCCTGCCTGCGCCGCGTAAACCGACGCTAG
- the purH gene encoding bifunctional phosphoribosylaminoimidazolecarboxamide formyltransferase/IMP cyclohydrolase — protein MDPTNGPVKIRRALVSVSDKTGVVEFARELAAQGVEILSTGGTANALRDAGLAVIDVSEFTGQPEIMDGRVKTLHPRIYAAILARRSDPAHVEVLDAESIPPIDLICVNLYPFEQTIARDNVSSLEAIENIDIGGPTMIRAAAKNHEDVAVVVKPESYDAVIEELRETGGEVSASTRHWLANEAFAQTARYDAAISAWFSESYETFPEHRVLAFEKQLDLSYGENPHQRAALYSQVGLDSHVLTGMSKHHGKALSFNNVLDLDACRKLLADLEGPACVIVKHNNPCGVALGDSGLDAYERARDCDPVSAYGGVIAVNQRVDVPLAEALSKNFVEVLVAPGYDEEALEILTRKEAIRIFTDQAPPISDPNEKDYKRVRGGILAQDRDGEVEKRELMETVTNRKPNEREWEDLLFAWTVCRHVRSNAIVLARDGVTLGIGAGQMSRVDSSRLAIEKCRDAHGDDADDLLAGCAMASDAFFPFADGPAAAIEAGATAVIQPGGSKRDSEVIAACDETETAMVFTRTRHFRH, from the coding sequence ATGGATCCGACCAACGGACCGGTGAAGATCAGGCGGGCCCTGGTCTCGGTTTCCGACAAGACCGGTGTGGTCGAGTTCGCCCGGGAACTGGCCGCGCAGGGGGTCGAGATCCTCTCCACCGGAGGTACCGCAAATGCCTTGCGGGACGCCGGACTCGCAGTGATCGATGTGTCCGAGTTCACCGGACAGCCCGAGATCATGGACGGCCGGGTGAAGACCCTCCACCCGAGGATCTACGCCGCGATCCTCGCGCGTCGCTCCGACCCCGCCCACGTCGAGGTGCTGGATGCCGAGTCAATTCCGCCGATCGATCTGATCTGCGTGAACCTCTACCCGTTCGAGCAGACGATCGCCCGCGACAACGTGAGTTCGCTCGAAGCAATCGAGAACATCGACATCGGCGGACCGACCATGATCCGGGCCGCCGCCAAGAACCACGAGGACGTGGCGGTGGTGGTCAAGCCGGAAAGCTACGACGCGGTGATCGAGGAGCTGCGGGAGACCGGCGGTGAGGTTTCAGCTTCGACCCGGCACTGGCTGGCCAACGAGGCTTTCGCCCAGACCGCCCGCTACGACGCCGCGATCTCGGCCTGGTTCTCCGAGTCCTACGAGACCTTCCCCGAACACCGGGTGCTGGCCTTCGAGAAGCAGCTCGATCTCTCCTACGGGGAGAATCCGCATCAGCGGGCGGCGCTCTACTCCCAGGTCGGGCTCGACAGCCACGTCCTGACGGGGATGTCGAAGCATCACGGCAAGGCGCTCTCCTTCAACAACGTGCTCGACCTCGACGCCTGCCGCAAGCTGCTCGCCGATCTCGAGGGTCCCGCCTGCGTGATCGTCAAGCACAACAATCCCTGCGGGGTCGCGCTCGGTGACTCCGGACTGGACGCCTACGAACGGGCCCGGGACTGCGACCCGGTCTCGGCCTACGGTGGCGTGATCGCCGTGAACCAGCGAGTTGACGTGCCGCTCGCGGAAGCGCTCAGCAAGAACTTTGTTGAGGTCCTGGTCGCGCCCGGATACGACGAGGAGGCGCTTGAGATTCTCACCCGCAAGGAGGCGATCCGGATCTTCACCGACCAGGCACCTCCGATCTCCGACCCGAACGAGAAGGACTACAAGCGGGTCCGTGGCGGGATCCTCGCCCAGGACCGGGACGGTGAGGTCGAGAAGCGGGAGCTGATGGAGACGGTCACCAACCGCAAGCCGAACGAGCGCGAGTGGGAGGACCTGCTGTTCGCCTGGACCGTCTGCCGGCACGTTCGTTCCAACGCGATCGTGCTGGCCCGGGACGGGGTCACGCTCGGGATCGGGGCTGGCCAGATGAGCCGGGTGGATTCGTCACGACTGGCGATCGAGAAGTGCCGGGACGCTCATGGCGACGACGCCGACGACCTGCTGGCCGGTTGCGCGATGGCATCCGACGCCTTCTTCCCCTTCGCCGATGGCCCCGCCGCGGCGATCGAGGCCGGAGCGACCGCGGTGATCCAGCCCGGAGGCTCGAAGCGGGACTCCGAGGTGATCGCCGCCTGTGACGAGACCGAGACGGCAATGGTCTTCACCCGCACCCGCCACTTCCGTCACTGA
- the purN gene encoding phosphoribosylglycinamide formyltransferase, giving the protein MNSTGEFRIVVLASGSGTNLQAILDRLHGRDGITVAGVGSDRPDALALERADRAGISTATFPRSEYPDRAARDAAMADWITSLDTDLVVLAGYMQLVSPGFVERFRGRIVNVHPALLPSFPGLDGIGQALAHGVRVTGVTVHFVDEGTDTGPIILQRPVEVPADGSRELLEEAIHRVEHEIFPEAIRMIAQGRIRIADDNPGRVLIDLPPDDQSSPPTPGKQG; this is encoded by the coding sequence GTGAATTCCACGGGAGAGTTCCGGATCGTGGTGCTGGCCTCCGGGTCGGGGACCAACCTGCAGGCGATCCTCGACCGGCTGCATGGTCGGGACGGGATCACGGTGGCCGGGGTCGGTTCCGACAGACCGGACGCTCTTGCGCTGGAACGGGCCGACCGGGCAGGTATTTCGACCGCCACCTTTCCCCGCAGCGAGTACCCGGATCGTGCGGCCCGGGACGCGGCGATGGCCGACTGGATCACCTCTCTGGATACGGATCTGGTGGTGCTGGCCGGGTACATGCAACTGGTCTCACCCGGATTCGTCGAGCGCTTCCGGGGCCGCATCGTCAACGTGCATCCGGCGCTGCTGCCGTCCTTTCCCGGACTCGACGGGATCGGCCAGGCGCTCGCCCACGGGGTTCGAGTCACCGGGGTGACCGTTCACTTCGTGGACGAGGGAACCGACACCGGCCCGATCATCCTGCAGCGGCCGGTGGAAGTCCCCGCGGACGGCTCCCGTGAGCTGCTCGAGGAAGCCATCCACAGGGTTGAGCACGAGATCTTCCCCGAGGCGATCCGCATGATCGCGCAGGGCCGGATTAGGATCGCTGACGACAACCCCGGGCGGGTCTTGATCGACCTTCCCCCCGACGACCAGTCATCCCCACCCACCCCCGGAAAGCAAGGCTGA
- the purF gene encoding amidophosphoribosyltransferase translates to MSEPNFPDRDGPRDECGVFGVYAPGHDVSRLAYFSLYALQHRGQESAGIATCEGGHITTMRDGGLVSQVFDEDKLRALTGDMAIGHVRYSTTGSSGSWENAQPVWRDDGRELALAHNGNLTNAVELYNRLRRKGLNFRGTTDSEIIAALISRDYGRYLEDAVANVMPQLKGAYSTVVMTKHAVAAFRDPLGIRPLSLGRLADGSYVFASESCAFDIIGAEMVREVNPGEMISLSERGLESRQVIETDRTAMCVFEHIYFSRPDTKLEGKRLQEVRGQMGEILWREAPAEADLVIPVPDSGIPAARGYARASGIPQDDGLIKNRYVARTFIQPGQELRKHGLRMKFNPLPEIVAGKRLVVVDDSIVRGNTTRHLVRMLREAGAAEIHLRISAPPIRFPCHYGVDMPNKLEMIAHDRSEQEVAAEIGADSLAYLSMEGVYEAVGTPASVHCDACFTGNYPLGDDPDSADGKFDLERIAVLPVDR, encoded by the coding sequence TTGAGCGAGCCGAACTTCCCGGACCGCGACGGACCTCGTGACGAATGTGGTGTCTTCGGCGTTTACGCGCCGGGCCACGACGTGTCCCGACTTGCCTACTTCTCGCTCTACGCGCTGCAGCATCGGGGCCAGGAGTCGGCCGGGATCGCCACCTGCGAGGGTGGCCACATCACCACCATGCGGGATGGCGGGCTGGTCTCCCAGGTCTTCGACGAGGACAAGCTCCGGGCCCTGACCGGGGACATGGCGATCGGCCACGTGCGCTACTCGACCACCGGCTCCAGCGGCTCCTGGGAGAACGCCCAGCCGGTCTGGCGCGATGATGGCCGGGAACTGGCGCTCGCCCACAACGGCAACCTGACAAATGCGGTCGAGCTCTACAACCGGCTGCGTCGCAAGGGGCTCAACTTTCGCGGCACCACCGACTCGGAGATCATCGCCGCCCTGATCTCGCGCGACTACGGTCGCTACCTGGAGGATGCGGTCGCCAACGTGATGCCGCAACTCAAGGGCGCCTACTCGACCGTGGTCATGACCAAGCACGCGGTCGCCGCCTTCCGTGATCCGCTCGGGATCCGACCGCTTTCTCTCGGCCGGCTGGCCGACGGCAGTTACGTGTTCGCCTCCGAAAGCTGCGCCTTCGACATCATCGGGGCGGAGATGGTCCGGGAGGTAAATCCGGGCGAGATGATCTCGCTCAGCGAGCGCGGCCTCGAGTCCCGCCAGGTGATCGAGACCGATCGCACCGCGATGTGTGTCTTCGAGCACATCTACTTCTCCCGGCCGGACACGAAACTCGAAGGCAAGCGCCTGCAGGAGGTCCGGGGGCAGATGGGTGAGATCCTCTGGCGTGAGGCGCCGGCCGAGGCCGATCTCGTGATCCCGGTGCCGGACTCCGGCATCCCGGCCGCCCGGGGCTACGCCAGGGCCTCCGGCATCCCGCAGGACGACGGACTGATCAAGAACCGTTATGTCGCCCGCACCTTCATCCAGCCCGGACAGGAACTCCGCAAGCACGGCCTGCGGATGAAGTTCAACCCGCTGCCCGAAATCGTCGCCGGCAAGAGGCTGGTGGTGGTCGACGACTCGATCGTCCGCGGGAACACCACCCGGCATCTGGTCCGCATGCTGCGGGAGGCCGGGGCGGCCGAGATTCACCTGCGGATCTCCGCTCCGCCGATCCGGTTTCCCTGCCACTACGGGGTGGACATGCCGAACAAGCTGGAGATGATCGCCCACGACCGGAGCGAGCAGGAGGTCGCCGCCGAGATCGGCGCCGACTCCCTGGCCTACCTCTCGATGGAGGGCGTATACGAAGCGGTCGGGACCCCCGCCTCGGTCCACTGCGACGCCTGCTTCACCGGCAACTATCCGCTCGGAGACGACCCCGACTCGGCCGACGGCAAGTTCGATCTGGAACGGATCGCCGTCCTGCCGGTCGATCGGTAG